A stretch of the Tannerella serpentiformis genome encodes the following:
- a CDS encoding RecQ family ATP-dependent DNA helicase, whose translation MDRYHEILKKYWGYDAFRPLQEDIIRSVGAGRDTLALMPTGGGKSLTFQVPTLAMDGLCLVVTPLIALMKDQVDNLRRRGIKATTVYMGMTTTEIDTQLDNCIFGDYKFLYLSPERLTTERFLTKLRAMRVCLLAVDECHCISQWGYDFRPSYLRIADIREALPTDVPVLALTATATPRTVDDIQEKLHFRAPNVLRKSFARPNLTYLVRRCDDKLSQLIRILQRTQGSAVVYVRSRKRTAEIASALHAEGITATFFHAGLSRDKKFERQRAWMDDQLRVMVATNAFGMGIDKPDVRLVVHIDIPSSLEEYFQEAGRAGRDGEPAYAIALCDPRDTQRLRRRISNEYPDRDLILRVYDALGSHLGIASGYGLFTRHSFSLEAFCTIYRFSFIHAYYALKILELSGYLLYEEEPENASRVRILVTREDLYDLAHNTPHTDIVLRELLRSYSGLFADYVFIDEELLATRGQLTRAEVCEALIQLSRAHIISYIPRRDTPRITFTRSREEPRHVRIPRSAYEERLERSQDRIKHVIEYITDDRHCRSRLLLRYFGELHTADCRRCDVCNHHTRSGLVQWELNAVRDTLATLLRDRAPQSIHAIVSRLPLSSEKNHHALRYLFDNDARFHLTDGLVSFHEEG comes from the coding sequence GTGGATCGCTATCACGAAATCCTCAAGAAGTACTGGGGCTACGATGCCTTCCGACCGTTGCAAGAAGACATCATCCGCTCCGTCGGGGCCGGACGTGACACGCTCGCGCTCATGCCTACCGGAGGCGGCAAGTCGCTCACTTTCCAAGTCCCTACGCTGGCTATGGACGGGCTCTGCCTCGTCGTCACACCGCTCATCGCCCTGATGAAAGACCAGGTGGACAACCTGCGCCGACGTGGCATCAAGGCCACGACCGTCTACATGGGCATGACCACGACCGAGATCGACACGCAGCTCGACAACTGCATCTTCGGCGACTACAAGTTCCTCTACCTCTCTCCCGAACGCCTCACCACGGAGCGCTTCCTGACGAAGCTCCGCGCCATGCGCGTCTGCCTGCTGGCCGTCGACGAGTGTCACTGCATCTCGCAGTGGGGTTACGATTTCCGACCCTCCTACCTCCGCATTGCCGACATCCGCGAGGCGCTCCCGACCGACGTTCCCGTGCTGGCCCTCACCGCCACGGCCACCCCTCGCACCGTCGACGACATTCAGGAGAAGCTCCATTTCCGCGCCCCCAACGTCCTCCGCAAGAGCTTCGCCCGACCCAACCTCACCTACCTCGTCCGCCGTTGCGACGACAAGCTGAGCCAGCTCATTCGCATCCTCCAGCGCACCCAAGGATCAGCCGTCGTCTACGTCCGCAGCCGCAAACGCACCGCCGAGATCGCCTCTGCGCTGCATGCTGAAGGCATCACGGCCACCTTCTTTCACGCCGGACTCAGTCGCGACAAAAAGTTCGAACGGCAACGCGCTTGGATGGACGACCAACTGCGCGTCATGGTGGCCACGAACGCCTTTGGCATGGGCATCGATAAGCCCGACGTGCGGCTGGTGGTGCACATCGACATCCCCAGCTCGCTCGAGGAATACTTCCAAGAGGCCGGACGTGCCGGACGCGACGGGGAGCCGGCCTACGCCATCGCCCTCTGCGACCCACGCGATACCCAGCGTCTGCGCCGACGAATCAGCAACGAATATCCCGACCGCGACCTCATCCTCCGCGTTTACGACGCCCTCGGCAGCCACCTCGGCATCGCCTCCGGCTACGGCCTCTTCACCCGCCACAGCTTCTCGCTCGAGGCCTTCTGCACCATCTATCGCTTCTCCTTCATTCACGCCTACTACGCCCTCAAAATCCTCGAGCTATCGGGCTACCTGCTCTACGAGGAGGAGCCCGAAAACGCCTCCCGCGTGCGCATCCTCGTCACCCGCGAGGACCTCTACGACTTGGCTCACAACACGCCCCACACGGACATCGTCCTGCGGGAGCTGCTCCGCTCCTACAGCGGACTCTTTGCCGATTACGTTTTCATCGACGAGGAGCTACTGGCCACCCGCGGCCAGCTCACGCGCGCTGAGGTCTGCGAGGCGCTCATCCAGCTCTCCCGCGCGCACATCATCAGCTACATCCCCCGCCGCGACACGCCTCGCATCACCTTCACCCGCTCCCGTGAAGAGCCGCGACACGTGCGCATCCCACGCTCGGCCTACGAGGAGCGTCTCGAACGCAGCCAAGACCGCATCAAACATGTCATCGAGTACATCACCGACGATCGACACTGCCGATCGCGCCTCCTGCTGCGTTACTTCGGCGAGCTCCACACCGCCGACTGTCGCCGCTGCGACGTCTGCAACCATCATACCCGCTCAGGCCTCGTGCAATGGGAACTGAATGCCGTCCGCGACACACTCGCCACACTGCTCCGCGACCGCGCCCCGCAATCCATCCACGCCATCGTCAGCCGCCTCCCCCTCAGCTCCGAAAAGAACCACCACGCCCTGCGCTATCTCTTCGACAACGACGCCCGCTTCCACCTCACCGACGGCCTCGTCAGCTTCCATGAGGAGGGCTGA
- a CDS encoding UpxY family transcription antiterminator, giving the protein MTEEELSRIRAARTLNWYVLYTAPRAEKKVEERLRERGVECYLPLHRSPQIWSDRVKIVDKPLFISYVFVRSTETEALNFVRQIYGVARVVFYNGRPAIVQPSEIEAIRAFLEQAANHPLSMGEEVEILSGALKKVSGVIQKMGRNRLRLYIEQIGITVTVDLSEVAPVKRIK; this is encoded by the coding sequence ATGACTGAAGAAGAACTGAGTCGCATCCGCGCCGCCCGTACCCTCAATTGGTACGTGCTCTACACCGCTCCTCGGGCCGAGAAAAAGGTCGAGGAGCGTCTGCGCGAGCGCGGCGTGGAGTGCTACCTACCTCTGCACCGCTCGCCACAGATCTGGTCCGACCGCGTCAAGATAGTCGACAAGCCGCTCTTCATCTCTTACGTCTTTGTCCGCTCGACCGAGACGGAGGCCTTGAATTTTGTCCGACAGATCTACGGTGTGGCGCGCGTCGTCTTCTATAATGGTCGCCCCGCCATCGTGCAGCCGTCCGAAATCGAAGCCATTCGCGCCTTCCTTGAGCAGGCCGCTAACCATCCGCTCTCTATGGGCGAGGAGGTGGAAATCCTCAGTGGCGCGCTGAAGAAGGTCTCCGGCGTCATCCAAAAGATGGGTCGCAACCGCCTCAGACTGTACATCGAGCAGATCGGAATCACCGTCACGGTCGACCTCAGCGAGGTTGCGCCCGTGAAGCGCATCAAATAG
- a CDS encoding LolA family protein: protein MRRMIGMLLATLCVAGSLSAQKAEALLDKAAAAYEKSNGIQATFAANVRHEKTGVAESFEGTIRMKGNKFALVTPDMRTWYNGSTQWTYMVRSKEVNLSTPTGDELESTNPLTLLRTYKKKFTASYIGASTAGNGRMADDVALTPRGRSDIARVEVQLERSTSLPARLTVTMKNGMRSVIRISRMQTGVNPPDKTFTFNRADYPGVTEIDLR from the coding sequence ATGAGACGAATGATTGGCATGCTTTTGGCAACGCTCTGCGTCGCCGGAAGCCTTTCGGCACAGAAGGCCGAAGCGTTGCTCGACAAAGCCGCAGCAGCGTATGAGAAATCGAACGGCATACAAGCCACTTTCGCCGCTAACGTACGTCACGAGAAGACGGGCGTGGCAGAGAGTTTCGAGGGCACGATTCGCATGAAGGGCAACAAGTTCGCACTGGTGACACCCGACATGCGCACGTGGTACAACGGATCGACGCAGTGGACCTACATGGTGCGATCGAAGGAAGTGAACCTCTCTACGCCGACGGGCGACGAGCTGGAATCGACCAACCCGCTCACACTCTTGCGCACCTATAAGAAGAAGTTCACGGCCTCGTACATCGGCGCAAGCACAGCCGGCAACGGTCGCATGGCGGACGATGTGGCGCTCACACCGCGTGGCCGTAGCGACATCGCTCGCGTGGAGGTACAGCTCGAACGTAGCACGTCGCTACCGGCGCGCCTGACGGTGACGATGAAGAATGGCATGCGCAGCGTGATTCGCATCAGTCGCATGCAGACAGGCGTCAATCCGCCTGACAAGACCTTCACCTTCAACCGGGCCGATTATCCGGGCGTGACAGAGATAGATCTACGGTGA
- a CDS encoding NAD(P)H-dependent oxidoreductase translates to MKTLILVVHPHLNESLINKRWVEELQKHPDKYEVHQLYEAYPDGRIDVAAEQQLMERYERIVFQYPLYWFNCPPLFKTWLDEVLTYGWAYGSQSGYKMGGKKIALAITAGIDEHEYAASGKYRYTIEGLTRPFELTFEYVKADYRRPFVFYGIELNSSEEWIEQSVPLYMKFLEEFSR, encoded by the coding sequence ATGAAGACGCTGATTCTTGTTGTGCACCCTCACCTCAATGAATCGCTCATCAACAAGCGATGGGTAGAGGAGCTGCAAAAGCATCCGGACAAGTATGAGGTACATCAGCTGTACGAGGCTTATCCGGATGGGAGGATTGACGTGGCTGCGGAGCAACAATTGATGGAGCGATATGAGCGTATCGTTTTTCAGTACCCCTTGTATTGGTTCAATTGCCCGCCGTTGTTCAAGACGTGGCTCGACGAGGTCTTGACCTATGGCTGGGCGTACGGTAGCCAGAGTGGATACAAGATGGGTGGCAAGAAGATCGCCCTGGCCATCACCGCCGGTATCGACGAGCATGAGTATGCGGCCTCGGGCAAATACCGGTACACGATAGAGGGGCTGACACGCCCGTTCGAGCTGACTTTTGAATACGTGAAGGCTGACTACCGCCGGCCGTTTGTCTTTTATGGCATTGAATTGAACTCATCTGAGGAATGGATCGAACAGAGTGTTCCGTTATACATGAAGTTCCTCGAGGAGTTTTCGAGATAA
- the trxB gene encoding thioredoxin-disulfide reductase: protein MENEKVRCLIIGSGPAGYTAAIYASRANLQPVLYEGIQPGGQLTTTTEVENFPGYPDGITGTEMMADMRRQAERFGADIRAGIATAADLSAAPYKITIDGEKVIEAEALIIATGASAKYLGLPDEQKYAGMGVSACATCDGFFYRKKKVAVVGGGDTACEEALYLAGLASHVYLIVRKPYLRASKVMQDRVLNAPNITVLFEHNTLGLFGEGGVEGAHLVKRKGEPDEEQVDIAIDGFFLAIGHKPNSDIFKQWIKTDETGYIITEAGTPRTNVPGVFAAGDVADPHYRQAVTAAGAGCRAAIEVERYLSNR from the coding sequence ATGGAAAATGAGAAAGTGCGTTGCCTGATCATAGGCTCCGGACCGGCCGGATACACGGCTGCCATCTATGCGTCGCGAGCTAACCTGCAACCGGTGCTGTACGAAGGCATTCAGCCTGGTGGACAGCTGACAACGACGACGGAAGTGGAGAACTTCCCCGGCTATCCCGACGGTATTACGGGCACGGAGATGATGGCCGATATGCGCCGTCAGGCTGAACGTTTCGGCGCTGATATCCGCGCGGGCATCGCTACGGCGGCCGATCTTTCGGCGGCGCCGTACAAGATCACCATCGACGGTGAGAAGGTCATCGAGGCTGAAGCATTGATCATCGCTACGGGCGCCTCGGCCAAGTATCTGGGCCTGCCCGACGAACAGAAATATGCCGGCATGGGCGTCTCGGCTTGCGCCACCTGCGACGGCTTCTTCTATCGCAAGAAGAAGGTGGCCGTGGTCGGCGGTGGCGACACGGCGTGTGAGGAAGCGCTCTACTTGGCTGGCCTCGCGTCGCACGTTTACCTGATTGTTCGCAAGCCCTATCTGCGTGCCTCGAAGGTGATGCAGGATCGTGTACTGAATGCACCAAATATCACTGTGCTGTTTGAGCACAACACCCTCGGACTGTTTGGCGAAGGCGGCGTGGAAGGTGCGCATCTTGTGAAGCGTAAGGGCGAACCGGATGAGGAGCAGGTGGATATTGCCATCGATGGCTTCTTCCTAGCCATTGGCCACAAACCGAATTCGGACATCTTCAAGCAGTGGATCAAGACGGACGAAACGGGCTATATCATCACCGAAGCGGGCACGCCGCGCACGAATGTGCCGGGCGTCTTTGCTGCCGGCGATGTGGCTGATCCGCATTATCGTCAGGCTGTAACGGCAGCCGGAGCAGGCTGTCGCGCAGCCATTGAGGTTGAACGTTATTTGTCGAATCGTTGA
- the recJ gene encoding single-stranded-DNA-specific exonuclease RecJ, giving the protein MTHRWNIRPQTKEEIHLRDALAATLGLNPIISLLLVQRGITTADQALHYFNPDLRDLHDPFLMPDMLKAVKRLNKALGNKERIMIYGDYDVDGTTAVALVYKFLRAYSSSIEYYIPDRYDEGYGISFKSIDYAVSRGITLVISLDCGIKAIDKVAYANERGVDFIICDHHMPDDELPEAVAVLDAKRADSQYPYAHLSGCGVGFKFMQAFAQSNDIPFSTLEGLLELVAVSIASDIVPITGENRILAFHGLRQLNNNPSFGLKGIINVCGLSGKDILVSDIVFKIGPRINASGRMMNGKEAVDLLLSRDMEAAEELSENIDRYNEDRRELDKKITDEANAIIEQIHDMEAQKGIVVYDPTWHKGVIGIVASRLTEKYCRPTVVLTRSSELITGSARSIPGFDIYRAIESCRDILENFGGHMYAAGLSLREENLQAFIDRFMEQAARDIGPEQMTPQIDIDTVISLRDINTKLMADLKRMEPLGPENERPVFATMHVRDHGTSRRVGRELEHLKLELTDRHGGGPVHGIAFGMSEHSYYVKQQNAFDLCYTLEENTYNDNTTLQLMVKDIRPSSIAEG; this is encoded by the coding sequence ATGACACACAGATGGAACATCCGACCCCAAACGAAAGAGGAGATACACCTCCGAGACGCATTGGCCGCCACGCTGGGGCTTAACCCAATCATCAGCCTGCTGCTCGTGCAGCGAGGTATCACCACCGCTGACCAGGCCCTCCACTACTTCAACCCCGACCTCCGCGACCTGCACGACCCCTTCCTGATGCCCGACATGCTCAAGGCCGTCAAGCGCCTCAACAAGGCTTTGGGTAACAAGGAGCGGATCATGATTTATGGCGATTACGACGTGGATGGCACAACGGCCGTGGCGCTGGTCTACAAATTCCTCCGCGCCTACTCCTCGTCGATCGAATACTACATCCCCGACCGCTACGATGAGGGCTACGGCATCTCGTTCAAGAGCATCGACTACGCCGTCAGCCGTGGCATCACACTCGTCATCTCGCTCGACTGCGGCATCAAAGCCATCGACAAGGTGGCCTACGCCAATGAGCGCGGCGTGGACTTCATCATCTGCGACCACCACATGCCCGACGACGAGCTGCCGGAGGCCGTGGCCGTGCTCGATGCCAAACGCGCCGACTCCCAGTATCCCTACGCCCATCTCAGCGGCTGCGGCGTGGGCTTCAAGTTCATGCAAGCCTTTGCGCAGAGCAACGACATCCCCTTCAGTACACTCGAGGGGCTGCTCGAGCTCGTGGCCGTCAGCATCGCCTCGGACATCGTCCCCATCACGGGCGAGAACCGCATCCTGGCCTTCCACGGCTTACGCCAGCTGAACAACAACCCCAGCTTCGGCCTCAAGGGCATCATCAACGTCTGCGGACTCTCCGGCAAGGACATCCTCGTCAGCGACATCGTCTTCAAGATCGGCCCGCGCATCAACGCCTCCGGACGCATGATGAACGGCAAGGAAGCCGTCGACCTGCTCCTCTCGCGCGACATGGAGGCAGCCGAGGAGCTCAGCGAAAACATCGACCGCTACAACGAGGATCGGCGCGAGCTGGACAAGAAGATCACCGACGAGGCGAACGCCATCATCGAGCAGATTCACGACATGGAGGCGCAGAAGGGCATCGTCGTCTACGACCCCACGTGGCATAAGGGCGTGATCGGCATCGTGGCCTCACGGCTGACAGAGAAATACTGTCGGCCGACGGTCGTCCTCACCCGCTCATCCGAGCTCATCACCGGATCGGCGCGCTCCATCCCTGGCTTCGACATCTACCGCGCCATCGAGTCCTGCCGTGACATCCTCGAAAACTTCGGTGGACACATGTACGCTGCTGGTCTCTCCCTGCGTGAGGAGAACCTCCAAGCCTTCATCGACCGCTTCATGGAGCAAGCCGCACGCGACATCGGCCCGGAGCAGATGACGCCACAGATAGACATCGACACCGTCATCTCCCTCCGCGACATCAACACCAAGCTCATGGCCGACCTCAAGCGCATGGAGCCACTCGGCCCAGAGAACGAGCGGCCCGTCTTCGCCACCATGCATGTGCGTGACCACGGCACCAGTCGGCGTGTCGGTCGTGAGCTGGAGCACCTCAAGCTCGAGCTTACCGACCGTCACGGTGGCGGCCCCGTGCACGGCATTGCCTTCGGCATGAGCGAGCACAGCTACTACGTCAAGCAGCAAAACGCCTTCGACCTCTGCTACACCCTCGAAGAGAACACCTACAACGATAACACCACGCTGCAACTCATGGTCAAGGACATCCGTCCCTCATCGATCGCTGAGGGGTAA
- the rny gene encoding ribonuclease Y: MSWIWMIVAFVAGGVIAALVVAAMNKATQAKRREEMQREMERETDVMKKNKMLEVKEKFIQLKAELEKQVAARNSKIQSVETKLKQHELSLSQRQEELQRKLTEADILKENLNNQAQLIEKRKLDLEKMHQQEVVHLETISGLSAGEAKERLIESLKDEAKTDAASYINEIMEEAKMTANMEAKKVVIKTIQRVATETAIENSVTVFHIDSDEIKGRIIGREGRNIRALEAATGIEIIVDDTPEAIVLSGFDPVRREVARLALHQLVLDGRIHPARIEEVVNKVRKQVEEEIIETGKRTTIDLGIHGLHPELVRLIGKMKYRSSYGQNLLQHARETANLCAVMAAELGLNPKKARRAGLLHDIGKVPDDEPELPHAILGMKICEKYKEKPDICNAIGAHHDEVEMQTLLAPIVQVCDAISGARPGARREVVEAYIKRLNDLEQLAMSYPGVVKTYAIQAGRELRVIVGADKIDDKDTENLSNEIAKKIQDEMTYPGQVKITVIRETRAVSYAK; encoded by the coding sequence ATGAGTTGGATATGGATGATTGTAGCCTTCGTGGCCGGCGGAGTGATCGCCGCGCTGGTGGTGGCCGCAATGAACAAAGCCACCCAAGCCAAGCGCAGGGAGGAAATGCAACGCGAAATGGAACGCGAAACGGACGTGATGAAGAAGAACAAGATGCTGGAGGTGAAGGAGAAGTTCATCCAGCTCAAGGCCGAACTGGAGAAGCAGGTGGCCGCACGAAACTCCAAAATCCAGTCCGTCGAGACCAAGCTCAAGCAACACGAGCTGAGCCTCAGCCAACGCCAAGAGGAGCTGCAACGTAAGCTCACCGAGGCCGACATCCTGAAGGAGAACCTGAACAATCAGGCTCAGCTGATCGAGAAGCGTAAGCTGGATCTGGAAAAGATGCACCAGCAAGAGGTCGTACACCTGGAGACCATCTCCGGACTCTCCGCTGGCGAAGCCAAAGAGCGCCTCATCGAGTCGCTCAAGGACGAAGCCAAAACCGACGCCGCATCGTACATCAACGAGATCATGGAGGAGGCCAAAATGACGGCCAACATGGAGGCCAAAAAGGTGGTCATCAAGACCATCCAGCGCGTGGCCACCGAGACCGCCATCGAGAACTCCGTCACCGTCTTTCACATCGATTCGGACGAGATCAAGGGCCGCATCATCGGCCGCGAAGGGCGCAACATCCGTGCACTGGAGGCCGCTACGGGCATCGAAATCATTGTCGACGACACGCCCGAGGCCATCGTCCTTTCGGGCTTCGACCCCGTGCGGCGTGAGGTGGCCCGGTTGGCACTCCATCAGCTCGTCCTCGACGGACGCATCCACCCGGCACGCATCGAAGAGGTGGTCAACAAGGTGCGCAAACAGGTCGAGGAGGAGATCATCGAAACCGGCAAACGCACCACGATCGACCTCGGTATCCACGGCCTACATCCGGAGCTGGTGCGACTAATCGGGAAGATGAAATACCGTTCGTCGTACGGCCAGAACCTCCTCCAGCATGCCCGCGAGACAGCCAACCTCTGCGCCGTCATGGCCGCAGAGCTGGGCCTGAACCCGAAGAAGGCACGCCGAGCCGGACTGTTGCACGACATCGGCAAGGTGCCCGACGACGAGCCCGAATTGCCGCACGCCATCCTCGGAATGAAGATCTGCGAGAAGTACAAAGAGAAGCCCGACATCTGCAACGCCATCGGCGCGCACCACGATGAGGTCGAAATGCAGACCCTGCTGGCACCCATCGTGCAAGTGTGCGACGCCATCTCCGGCGCCCGCCCCGGTGCCCGCCGCGAGGTGGTGGAGGCCTACATCAAGCGTCTCAACGACCTCGAGCAGCTGGCCATGTCATATCCCGGTGTTGTCAAGACGTACGCCATACAAGCCGGCCGTGAGCTGCGCGTCATTGTCGGCGCCGACAAGATCGACGACAAGGACACGGAGAACCTCTCTAACGAAATCGCCAAGAAGATTCAGGACGAGATGACCTACCCGGGACAAGTCAAGATCACCGTCATCCGCGAAACCCGCGCCGTGAGCTACGCCAAGTGA
- the fsa gene encoding fructose-6-phosphate aldolase produces the protein MKFFLDTANLDQIREANDLGVLDGVTTNPSLMAKEGIRGEENIRNHYVEICRIVGGDVSAEVISTDFEGMVREGEVLADLDPHIVVKVPCIADGIKAIRHFSTKGIRTNCTLVFSPGQALLAAKAGATYVSPFVGRLDDISSDGIALVAQIVKMYSYYGYSTEVLAASIRTTQHIIQCLEVGADVATCPLSAIKGLLRHPLTDSGLATFLADYHKLNG, from the coding sequence ATGAAGTTCTTTTTAGATACGGCCAACCTGGATCAGATCCGGGAGGCCAACGACCTGGGCGTCCTCGACGGCGTCACCACCAACCCCTCACTGATGGCCAAGGAAGGCATCCGCGGTGAGGAAAACATCCGCAACCATTACGTGGAGATCTGCCGTATTGTCGGTGGCGACGTGAGCGCCGAAGTGATCTCGACCGACTTCGAGGGCATGGTGCGCGAAGGTGAGGTGCTGGCCGACCTCGACCCGCACATCGTTGTCAAAGTGCCCTGCATCGCCGACGGCATCAAGGCCATCCGCCATTTCTCCACAAAGGGCATCCGCACCAACTGCACCCTCGTCTTCTCGCCCGGGCAGGCACTGCTGGCCGCCAAGGCTGGCGCCACGTACGTCTCGCCCTTCGTCGGCCGACTCGACGACATCTCCAGCGATGGCATCGCCCTGGTGGCGCAGATCGTGAAGATGTACAGCTACTACGGCTACTCGACCGAGGTGCTCGCAGCCTCGATCCGCACCACGCAGCACATCATCCAGTGCCTCGAGGTCGGCGCCGACGTGGCCACCTGTCCGCTCTCAGCCATCAAGGGCCTGCTCCGCCACCCGCTCACCGACAGTGGTCTGGCCACCTTTCTGGCCGATTACCACAAGCTGAACGGATAA
- a CDS encoding winged helix-turn-helix domain-containing protein: MIKLIGTNAGLVWRALSKAGRMSVKELKKETKLRTDKELFAAIGWLAKEGKIESGEKDSEIYFWLLQ; this comes from the coding sequence ATGATTAAGCTGATCGGAACAAACGCAGGCCTTGTATGGAGAGCTTTGAGCAAGGCTGGACGCATGAGTGTAAAAGAGCTCAAGAAGGAAACAAAGCTGAGAACAGACAAAGAACTGTTTGCCGCCATCGGATGGTTGGCCAAAGAAGGGAAAATAGAATCCGGCGAAAAAGACTCCGAGATCTACTTCTGGCTGCTGCAATAA
- a CDS encoding cell division protein ZapA, whose amino-acid sequence MKANEFIIHLEIAGKKYPVTLRRGDVQTERRARLAARRVQQMYLERKNIFSKAVDDKDLLAMVAIQLATDMIPLEERNDTKPLIERIQRLTADLERYLKENH is encoded by the coding sequence GTGAAAGCAAACGAGTTCATTATCCATTTGGAAATAGCCGGAAAGAAGTATCCGGTCACCCTCCGACGGGGCGACGTGCAGACGGAGCGACGCGCACGTCTGGCCGCCCGACGTGTGCAGCAGATGTATCTGGAGCGCAAAAACATATTCTCCAAAGCCGTAGACGACAAGGACCTTCTGGCCATGGTGGCCATACAGTTGGCCACGGACATGATCCCCCTGGAGGAGCGTAACGACACGAAACCCCTCATCGAACGCATCCAACGGCTCACAGCCGACCTGGAGCGCTACCTGAAGGAGAATCACTGA
- a CDS encoding glycoside hydrolase family 10 protein — MMLWCLCIGAATGAEDEYPKQEIRAVWLTTIYGLDWPTRTATDWDGRERQKQELRNILDRLHEANFNTVFVQTRLRGDVIYRSKIEPLSAVFAGSYGQWPGYDPLAFVIEECHKRGMECHAFFVTFPVGTEKMVREQGGSSVVRRHPELCLQHHGSWYLDPGQPGTTDYLLSLVDEVVRNYDIDGIQFDYIRYPENAATFPDKDSYQRYGRGQRLSDWRRENINRLMSRIHDRVKQLKPWVQVSSSPLGKYSKSGRTPNAKWTAYEDVFQDPKAWLQAGKQDMIVPMMYYRRSDFYPFVSTWLEQSGQRNMVAGLGAYRLSRGEGDWNLSDISDQIVYVRKQGGKGCAFFRAGFVIGNEKGLYNELKNRFFKYPAQLPPLTWMSTTPAAPCEPQEVHVTRERGGLRLRWEGAPDCIYTLYYAQADSIDLGSARSILATGIRANEWFLPINADAEREYTFCVTASNRYRIESRPSRSTYYYFSRYDK; from the coding sequence ATGATGCTGTGGTGCCTGTGCATAGGGGCGGCGACCGGAGCGGAGGATGAGTATCCGAAGCAGGAGATTCGCGCCGTCTGGCTCACCACGATCTACGGACTCGACTGGCCTACGCGAACGGCTACCGATTGGGATGGGCGCGAACGGCAGAAGCAGGAGCTGCGCAACATCCTCGACCGCCTGCATGAGGCCAACTTCAACACCGTCTTCGTGCAGACACGCCTGCGTGGTGACGTGATTTATCGTTCCAAGATCGAGCCACTCTCGGCCGTCTTTGCCGGCTCTTACGGACAGTGGCCGGGCTATGATCCGCTAGCTTTTGTGATCGAGGAGTGCCATAAGCGCGGCATGGAGTGCCACGCCTTCTTCGTCACCTTCCCCGTCGGAACGGAGAAGATGGTGCGCGAGCAAGGCGGATCGTCCGTTGTGCGTCGCCACCCCGAGCTCTGCCTCCAGCACCACGGCAGCTGGTATCTCGACCCCGGACAGCCCGGAACGACCGACTACCTCCTCTCGCTTGTCGACGAGGTGGTCCGTAACTACGACATTGACGGTATCCAGTTCGACTACATCCGTTACCCCGAGAATGCAGCCACCTTTCCTGACAAGGACTCTTACCAGCGTTACGGTCGCGGTCAACGCCTCAGCGACTGGCGGCGGGAGAACATCAATCGCCTCATGAGTCGCATTCACGACCGCGTGAAGCAGCTCAAACCGTGGGTGCAAGTCAGCAGTTCTCCGCTTGGGAAATACAGCAAGTCGGGCCGAACGCCGAACGCCAAATGGACGGCTTACGAAGACGTCTTCCAAGATCCCAAAGCCTGGCTACAGGCCGGCAAGCAGGACATGATCGTGCCCATGATGTACTACCGCCGCAGCGACTTCTACCCCTTTGTCAGCACTTGGCTTGAGCAGTCCGGGCAGCGCAATATGGTGGCCGGGCTGGGCGCCTACCGCCTGAGTCGTGGCGAGGGCGACTGGAACCTTTCCGACATCTCCGACCAGATTGTTTACGTCCGCAAGCAGGGCGGCAAGGGGTGCGCCTTCTTTCGCGCCGGCTTTGTTATTGGCAACGAGAAGGGGTTGTACAACGAGCTCAAGAACCGCTTTTTCAAGTACCCTGCCCAGCTGCCCCCACTGACGTGGATGAGCACCACGCCCGCAGCTCCCTGCGAACCGCAAGAGGTGCATGTTACCCGTGAGCGCGGCGGCTTGCGCCTGCGTTGGGAGGGGGCGCCTGACTGTATCTACACGCTTTATTACGCCCAAGCCGACTCCATCGACTTAGGCTCGGCGCGCTCCATCTTGGCCACCGGTATTCGCGCCAACGAGTGGTTCCTGCCCATCAATGCCGACGCCGAACGGGAGTACACATTCTGCGTGACTGCCTCCAATCGCTACCGCATCGAGAGCCGTCCCTCACGCTCCACCTACTACTATTTTTCTCGCTACGACAAATGA